The following proteins are encoded in a genomic region of Drosophila willistoni isolate 14030-0811.24 chromosome 3R, UCI_dwil_1.1, whole genome shotgun sequence:
- the LOC6650482 gene encoding zinc finger CCCH domain-containing protein 14 has product MDCNLGSEIGQKMRSAVKAKLLELGTGGSAGFIDDELPDYVMVMVANKRTKQQMNAELNLFLGDQTDLFVTWLHEVLQKLQEVTLPVASASNKKSRKSRLSETSASKVAVVKEKEKDKKFSKKDRRPSHRKSIGDEQHDGGTGGSSEAMATVISGGGSITDVFAEELLEKAKKSLDADHTAKDEIILNKKKNNKRKSGEGQDFDIPTISEISSTTSAPTTTAGNREKDLAELAAIQKKIEAAKKHLRKIGEIDVYSDDDEEAEEAEEEEMEDEQPHEKEEEGPKLKTIESESGVHDDDLLNLNAHEESSLESSLKEASIQRKAKSPIVFNRREKSPREATPPGKDERQEQRRSVHERLGSKAKAEMSSSSVPDRERSQRTQKELYVPAHRRRSEPETRSQRERSRSRSHDRRPSRNDNTRESNRNSARQRRSSPSPEIPQAKQRIGSRVIVAVHKSPEPSDDEDLLEKPVNSVIKIKPRPHVSPRRQASKNLLLRAVAEAQRSTILAKSITTSSAGSKLSAPRHKDADDLEMISSTLGKRKLIEKSIESRDKIRGSKRSIAPANNELFRRSTRDLVVNVIGKRKKRSEVEQQQEPNEEEEDDEEHKVIEEYVPIESNEKLNFEAYVPEQIDMHISSHSAAKTQFVVTLNGEHSYRNKGTKASSPQVPQMASCMEPTVSSSSSRRLKSGRGRSSSPSPTSSNTPPPSSHMGSRSLNRSEVIRQSQEIKKIIIKNNVDTDEDDELHHRSPKKNGHKDINKSTKSHTEERSTTPPLPVRSKTSRPEKRATNSGNKDQKPSQSSGSEPGSGSVETTGHLVNSHNEVTPSQVKAKHTPIRFTLKPDGEPDHKKRRSRSVEQEVAIERRKIPIRHAEDRKYDNLPTLSAVSVDSAVLKVSSKQQQQLPAKERCKYHPNCTKQFCEYYHPTAPCKTFPNCKFADKCMYSHPKCKYDMSCMSIDCNFAHSGVRDLSHGHQLMAPPLSSHVIPVQNYKSISAPVTTTTATTMCKFYPNCTKVGCTFHHPKLCRFGKNCVNKLECVFYHPEMQSKFKWVASMG; this is encoded by the exons ATGGATTGCAATTTGGGCAGCGAAATTGGACAGAAGATGCGC AGTGCCGTTAAGGCCAAGCTCCTGGAGCTAGGAACTGGAGGTTCGGCTGGCTTTATAGACGATGAATTGCCCGATTATGTGATGGTAATGGTAGCCAATAAGCGAACAAAACAGCAAATGAATGCCGAACTAAATCTATTTTTGGGAGATCAGACCGATTTGTTTGTCACTTGGTTGCATGAAGTATTGCAGAAACTGCAGGAAGTCACCCTGCCCGTTGCAAGTG CCAGCAATAAAAAATCACGTAAATCCCGGCTTTCCGAAACATCAGCTAGTAAAGTTGCCGTTGtcaaagaaaaggaaaaagacaaaaaattttcaaaaaaggACAGAAGGCCATCGCATCGCAAATCTATTGGAGATGAGCAGCATGATGGTGGAACTGGTGGAAGTAGTGAGGCCATGGCTACCGTCATTAGTGGTGGTGGCTCCATAACCGATGTCTTCGCTGAGGAACTACTGGAGAAGGCCAAAAAGTCATTGGATGCCGATCATACAGCTAAAGATGAAATTATactaaacaaaaagaagaataaCAAACGTAAGTCAGGAGAAGGACAAGACTTTGATATACCAACTATATCGGAAATTAGTTCCACGACAAGCGCTCCAACCACGACAGCAGGCAATCGTGAGAAGGATTTAGCTGAATTGGCAGccatacaaaagaaaattgaggCGGCCAAAAAACATTTGCGTAAAATTGGAGAAATCGATGTATACTCAGACGACGATGAAGAGGCTGAGGAAGCGGAGGAAGAAGAAATGGAAGATGAACAGCCACATGAGAAGGAGGAAGAGGGGCCGAAGCTAAAGACCATAGAATCAGAATCTGGTGTGCATGATGACGATCTTTTAAATCTAAATGCTCACGAAGAATCATCGTTAGAGTCAAGTCTTAAAGAGGCCTCAATACAGCGCAAAGCCAAATCGCCCATTGTCTTCAATCGACGTGAGAAATCTCCCCGAGAAGCTACGCCACCAGGCAAAGATGAACGTCAAGAACAGCGTCGTTCTGTCCATGAACGTTTAGGCTCGAAAGCGAAAGCAGAGATGTCATCATCATCCGTTCCGGACCGAGAGCGCTCTCAAAGAACGCAAAAGGAGCTGTATGTGCCAGCACATAGACGACGCAGCGAACCAGAGACACGTAGTCAACGAGAACGCTCGCGGTCTCGGTCCCATGATCGTAGGCCAAGTCGCAACGATAATACACGAGAATCGAACCGCAATTCAGCACGTCAGCGGCGATCTAGTCCCAGTCCAGAGATCCCTCAAGCCAAACAACGTATTGGCTCACGTGTTATCGTAGCCGTACACAAATCTCCGGAGCCCTCGGATGATGAGGATTTATTAGAGAAGCCAGTTAATTCAGTAATCAAGATAAAACCACGTCCCCATGTCTCGCCCAGGAGGCAGGCGAGTAAGAATCTCTTGCTGCGAGCTGTTGCCGAAGCACAGAGATCCACGATACTAGCAAAATCAATTACTACCTCGTCTGCTGGATCGAAATTATCCGCCCCCAGGCATAAAGATGCAGATGATTTGGAGATGATTAGTTCCACATTGGGCAAGCGTAAGctgatagaaaaatcaataGAATCTAGAGATAAAATACGGGGATCAAAGCGAAGTATTGCTCCGGCAAATAATGAGCTTTTTAGACGAAGCACGCGAGATTTGGTGGTCAATGTTATTGGAAAACGGAAAAAAAGATCAGAGGTTGAACAGCAGCAAGAGCCAAATGAAGAAGAGGAGGACGACGAGGAGCATAAAGTGATTGAGGAATATGTGCCAATCGAGTCCAatgaaaaactaaattttgaGGCCTACGTGCCGGAACAGATTGATATGCACATCAGTTCACATAGTGCAGCGAAAACCCAGTTTGTGGTCACACTGAATGGAGAGCATTCGTATCGCAACAAAGGCACAAAAGCCTCTTCGCCTCAAGTGCCACAAATGGCATCATGTATGGAGCCGACAGTGTCTTCATCGTCTTCCAGGAGGCTAAAATCTGGGCGAGGTCGCAGTTCCTCGCCATCACCAACATCCAGTAATACACCGCCACCTTCATCCCATATGGGCTCCCGCAGTTTGAATCGCAGTGAAGTAATTAGACAGTCACAGGAGATCAAGAAGATTATTATCAAAAATAATGTTGATACAGATGAGGATGATGAACTGCATCATCGGTCACCAAAGAAAAATGGTCACAAAGACATTAACAAATCAACAAAATCTCACACAGAGGAACGTTCCACCACGCCTCCACTGCCAGTCAGATCGAAAACTTCTCGACCAGAAAAACGTGCTACTAACAGTGGCAACAAAGATCAAAAGCCCAGCCAAAGCTCAGGTTCTGAGCCTGGGTCTGGTTCAGTGGAAACCACTGGGCACTTAGTGAATAGCCACAATGAGGTAACACCAAGCCAAGTTAAGGCCAAGCATACACCCATACGTTTTACCCTAAAGCCCGATGGCGAACCAGACCATAAAAAGAGACGCTCTCGAAGCGTGGAACAAGAAGTGGCCATCGAGAGACGCAAGATACCCATACGCCATGCTGAGGATAGAAAATATGACAATCTGCCAACAC TGAGCGCTGTCAGCGTGGATTCGGCCGTGTTGAAGGTGTCGtcaaagcagcaacaacaattgccaGCAAAGGAACGCTGTAAATATCATCCAAATTGCACAAAACAATTCTGTGAATATTATCATCCAACGGCGCCATGCAAAACATTTCCCAATTGCAAGTTTGCCGATAAATGCATGTATTCGCATCCAAAGTGCAAATATGATATGTCGTGCATGAGCATCGATTGCAATTTCGCGCACAGCGGTGTTAGAGATCTCAGTCATGGCCATCAACTAATGGCCCCGCCATTAT CTTCTCATGTCATACCCGTGCAAAACTACAAATCAATATCGGCTCCAGTGACAACAACGACAGCAACAACCATGTGTAAATTTTATCCAAATTGCACCAAAGTCGGTTGCACGTTCCATCATCCCAAGCTGTGTCGCTTTGGCAAGAATTGTGTTAATAAATTGGAGTGCGTATTTTATCATCCCGAGATGCAAAGCAAATTTAAATGGGTTGCCTCCATG